AtaatattgaagaagagCCAACGACAACTACAACTCCACTACATTTGATATGTACACATGTGCCAAAAGATGCTACTCCAGATGAAGCGGCGATTGTTTCCCAACTCGTTGAAATTCTCTTTGAATATGGTGCGGGATGGTCTTTTACCGACATCAATAATAATACCCCTGGTTGTATTTTGATTGAACGGGGGTTGCAACATTTGCCtatttatcaacaaattgtgGAAGCTGGAGTGAGAGCTGAATTGTTGTTACGGAAGGTTGGAGAGTATGATATGGAGGTGATTAGTGATACTGAAGATTTAGATCACGAAGCAATTGTAGGTGAAAAAGAAGTGACGGAGGTTACGAAAGATACTGTGACCGAGGAAACTACGACAGACCAAATCAAGTTAGAGCCCAATGCTGTACAAGTAGATCAAGATGATGAACCAGATGCTCCATcccaaaaccaacaatcaTACCTCAACACCAAGCTCGAATACATTGACGATGCATTAGTCACCAAAGATAGGAAAGATGGAGTCATGATGTCATGGGAATCAGATATAATGAAACTTGGTGCAGATACGTTATTCAAAGGAGCatatattgaagaaaatgaactTGATTCGGAAATCAATGTTTTAAATATTGGTTTCGGTATGGGGATTATCGATACCATGATCCAAGATAAACATCCCACGATGCATTATATATGTGAGGCTCATCCTGATGTTCTAGAGAAATTAAAAACTGACGGATGGTTTGATAAATTAAATGTGAAAATACTCCCCGGTAGATGGCAAGATCAACTCCCCAAACTACTAAACGAGGGcgtatttttcaatgggATTTATTACGATACATTTTCAGAACATTATTCTGATATGTTGGACTTATTTGATTTAATAGTGGGGTTGCTCAAACCACACGGTGTTTTCTCATTCTTTAATGGGTTGGGTGCTGATAGACAAGTGATTTATCAAGTTTATCAGAAATTGGTGgaattggatttggaaaactATGGATTACAATGTAAAttcattgatgttgatgttcCTGGGACCTTATTTAAAGGAGACAAGAAGAGcgacgatgaagatggaagTGTATGGGATAATGTAAAGAGAAGTTACTGGTCTTGTCCTACATACTATCACCCAGAAATAAAATTTATAGACTTTTGATACattatatgtatatatataactTATAAGTAATTACCCTCCCCCAATTGCATCTACACCAGTACCGATTTCTCCGTCTCTATATTACATCCCAATCCCATAAATGCTTCATCCAAAGCTCGTTCAAACACATTAGTAATCCTCCATCCAGCACCAAGGtattctttgtttttaGCTAATCCAAATACATATGGATCATGATAACTTCCTTTTGAAGCGTTTTCAATATCcataatttcatcaattgtttgtgGAATATGCAACAATTGGTATTTCTTATGTATTTCACGATCACCTTGAAATGGAGTAAAGGGAATCGTAGTCGAATCATCCTCTTTTGTGTTACTTTTTGCTAATGGATTAGTTTGGTTAAATTGTTGTTCCAATTGACTATTAATCTGTTGCAATTGTCGTTTCCGTTGTGAATTACGTTTAGTCAATTGCGACTGCTGTtgtttaatcaattcttcgCTTGTCATTGAACTATTTGCCATTCGATCTAGGAGATCctgttgttgcaatttagtaaattccaaatcttccaattccatacgtttttgaattttgagtttttcttgttttaaTCGCTCCATTGCATCTTGATACTTTATTAAATCTGCACTCTTTTGAGATTCTCTCAtgtttttttcaataatttctATTCGATGATCTTGTTCATATTGAGCTAACTCTGCCTCAGTTTGCTCAACATCAATGCCATTACTTAACTTGAAAActatttcttcaatgttttccaaatactGATTGTATTCCTTTAAATCAGGgaaatcttcttcagttTTGTTGTATATTGCACCTACTTTACGTCTGATATCAATCtccttttcaataactaaattttcaaatatttgttgtttaaatttattCTTTCGAAGAATTTTACCACATTTAGGGTACGGACATGGAGCAGGACCTAATGAGAATATTCTATCAACGCATGATTCACATATTTTGTGGTAACATTCTGGGTTAATAAGGAATTTCATATTGGGAGACAAGTATTTGTCAGTTTTGCAAATGGGACACATGTCCTTTAGCTGATCATCTAGGGAGGAGTTAGTATGACTGTGTTGCGTAGATGTATTAAATTTGTACAAACCTTCTGATATCTGAAGCATTTTGATGGCGTAGTAGGATTAAATGTGATGTGGCTAGGATGTGATGATTGATTAGAAATGTAATTTGATATCTGACGGATTTTAGTGCGATACTTATATGCAGAATGCACGTGATAACACGGGAATTACACCAACTATGTACAAAGATTTACCCAAATTGACTGTAAGCTGTAAGAGGCCTTGAAAGCGCTCCAATAACTATTAGGCTAAGGTGACCCAAACATAGTTCATCTGTGCTTAATTGATGAGAGCCGACTCCCTATGACTCCAAATCGAGACGtgatcaacttcaactcATGGTTATACTAGACATTTCTAATACGAGctgttcaaattgatctCGTATACATAGTATCGGTTCATATCTTCTCCTTTGTCACCAACGATCTATGAAAGACTAGTAAGGTTGTGCTTGTGTGTGTCTTGGTCTAAATCGGTATTTTGGTAGCGCATAGTTTGTAATTGACACAAAATCTAAAAAGCGATTAGTACATCAAAAAAAAGGGGCATAAACCAGCCAGATTTCATTCGACTACGTAGTATGGAGTATTTAATGGCAAAGTATAGCTGTTGTGAGAGATGCCACCGCTTCTGTaatgttttttttcttcctgTATAAGCAATTTAGGTTTTGATTAATGTGCAtaccaattgaaaattacaCGAGACTCAAAAACCgaaaaaccaaaagaagaaaaaaccAAATAGGAACAGACAGACAgacaaaaaacaaaacagaCAGAAACATAGAGCCAACGGACCAAAATAAgtagaaaagaaaaaaaaattacaattcCATTAAgaaccatcaacaacaagaacagTTATAATTCTAGACGTGTTTAATACTGCTAtaacaactacaacaactacaacaactGAAACAACTGCAACTATATATCACTACACTACTTGACTTTGGAAACTACCACTTGTGCATTTGGCCAATTGAAATATAGTTATACATACCACTTCAATTCCCTTTTGGTACATTcgataaacaaaacaaccGAGGATAAATAACCGCAGTACTATATCCCACATGTCAAAACAAGACAAGCGTAATGAGGCTTCACGCTCATTTTCACTGCAATCTAATAGGTCTTTCAGTaacaattcatcaccatctGTATCACGTATCAATTCGGCAGGTCCACTAAATATGACCAATTTTAATAAACAAAGTTCACCAAAAGATCACCTATTTTATAAAAGTGAAGCTTTGAAGAGTaggttgcaaaagattgatgGAATGGCACCGTTTTTAGATTTAGCATTCAATAAAGCTGAAAAATTATGTGAACAACAATCGTTATCCCTAGCccaagaaaagaatacaGAGTCAATGAGTAGATTATCAATGTCTTCTGTTAGTTCACATGGAAGTGGAACACTAACTACAAACAACACAAATAGGACCAGTGGTTCTCAGGGAAGTGGCAATAGTCTAACTGATAGTCTTTTGACATTTACTGCCGGGGTATTACCACTTAATATAAGTGTTGATTCAGCAACGCAATTGTGGCAATTATTTCAACAAGGAGCTCCCTTATGTCTCATATTTAATGAGATCTCATCTGATCATAAACTAGCGGTGGTGAGTTCAGATGATCAACGTGTGTGCAAGAAATCAGTCTATGAATTCATCATTGCCATGAAGGTGCatttaaaatttgaagatgatgatttatttACTATATCGAATGTGTTTTCTGATAGTACGCAGGACTTACTAAAAATTATCACTGTGGTGAATAAACTCCTTGATGGGAAAGCAACAGAGGATTCCGATATGAATGTTGATGTACAAATTACCAATGAACGATCAAAAGTGTTTCGAGAAATCATAGAAACTGAAAGAAAATATGTTTCAGATTTGGAGTTGATGGTTACTTATAAAAACCAATTGGTTGATGCAGAGTTACTCTCATCAGAGCAAATTCACACCCTTTTTCCCAATCTTAATGAAGTTGTCGATTTCCAAAGACGGTTCTTAAATGGACTTGAATGTAATATAAATGTACCTGTGAGGTATCAGAGGATAGGATCAGTATTTATTCATGCAAGTTTGGGGCCATTCAAAACTTATGAACCATGGACGATAGGACAACTTACAGCCATTGAGCTTATCAATAAAGAGGCAACAAATCTTAAAAAGTCATCCAATTTAATTGACCCTGGATTTGAGCTACAATCATATATCCTCAAGCCAATCCAAAGATTATGTAAATATCCATTACTTTTGAAAGAGCTAATTAAAACATCACAAGAGGATTTCAGTTCCACAGATGATCTACTGGATGCTGCCTTTGCGTCCCATAATGAGCTTTTAGCTGCACAAGAAGCAATGAAAGAAGTTGCTAATAGAGTCAATGAAGCACAAAGAAGAGCTGAAAATGTGGAGTATTTGCGCAAACTAGTGGAGCGGGTAAAGAATTGGCGTgggttcaatttgaaagacCAAGGGGAGTTGCTCTATCATGGTATAGTTGGAGTACGAGATGCTGATACCGAAAAGGAATATGTTGCCTActtatttgaaaagataatcttttttttcatcgAACTGGATaaagataaagaaaaacaTGAAAAGAAGTTTAAACTTGGGTTGAGGAAGGTCTCGGGTGCTGGATTAAGCTCGTCGACAGCAAATTTACTAGAGTCCATCAACAACGGCACCAACGATTCCAGTCCATTGGAACTAAAAGGAAGAGTGTATATCCTGGAGATATACAACATCAGtgcttcatcaaatcaCGGATACACATTGGTCATTTCATGGTCAGGCAAAAAGGAAAGTGGATCATTCAAATTACGTTATCGTAATGAAGAAACTAGAAACCAATGGGAACAATGTTTACGCAACTTGAAAACAAATGAAATGAATTTCCATCTTAGCAAGAAATTACGTGATTCACAATCTTCCGTCAATACCAatgattcatcaatttatGATTACAATGGATCACACAACACCACTGCTGAGTCACCACAACAATTTTACTCAGGACAACAACGACACTACTCTTCCTCATCAACTTATAGTATGATGCAACCAAACTCACGCGTCAAATCGGGAGAACTATCACGAATCTCATCAACAGGATCTAATTCAAACGTACATTCAACTGCATCAACAACcccatcatcaacatcagcGCCCAATTTGCCCCTTTTTGACATCAAAGTTAAACTTATCTACAATAGACTCGAACTACCTGATCCTTTAATCGTGTCGAACCAAACTAGGTTTAATGAATTGTATCAAAAGATATCAGGGAAAATTGCTACCAGTGAATTGATTTCGGAGGATATTTTGGTTAGTAAATTACGAtataaagatgaagatggcGATTTTGTTGTTATGGATCTGAATGAAGATTGGAATTTGgctattgatgatttaggTGATGGACGTAGTTTGACTATTTGGGTGTCTTAGATATAGATAGATTTTAGAGGTTATTGATATTTAGATGAGTTGACATTTTGTTTACTGGTGCATATGTTGTAGAGAAAAGAAGCACGGATATTTCAAGACGATTGTAGACAATACAATCAAGAGTAATAGAAGTTGTctattggtgttgatttcCTAAACTAGGTTACAAAAGTGTGAAGTTTGTGGTTATAGTGactgaagaaaaaaacacAATATGAATTAACATAACTGATTTAAAAGATAAAACAAAAGCTTCATCGTCAACGATTCGCTCCCTCTTTCTTGGCTCTTCTTTCACTCTACACTAGGGTTTGCAGTCTCGATGAGTTGAATTATAGTTACAAAACTGaaattattgtttttgagAGAGAGGAGTCTCTTCCACGGGGACTTTCTTCTATCATTTTTGAGTATTTTAAAATAGTTTATCGAATCGTCCATACTGTAGGGAAAGAGTTGTTACTTATCCAAATaatcacaacaaacaatttgtttcaaaggTAGTCGCCCTTTCATGCAAAATGGAGATTTTACAATTGGAATTGTATATTCATCGATTAGATTCCCCGGTGTTTGTGTATtaatcaaaatattttatgCTTCTAGCATGTCCTTTCGTTGGCTTTAGCTAATGAAGGGCTTACTTGATCGATATACTTTCGATGGGTTTTAGATTTCTTTAATCCCCTCAGTAATCTCCAACTTGATACTTTACACCGCTTACCAAGTTGCCATTTTTCGCTGGTTTGAAGAGATGTATATGCATATGTGAGTTACTTCTAGAAGAAAGAGCTAACAGCAACTCTACTGGCTCCTGTCCAATAACTGGAGCAAAAGCTTTTCACTACTCGATGTCCTTCCTGAATGTCTCGTTgaatattgtttttgtatttaGCAGTTGCGGTTGCAGTTCTCTCTTTAACTACTCGAACTCATCTTCACTTTAAGGAAACAATCATATTCTTTACTGCTGATTAGAATGACGAAACCTTACTTCTCAAAGGTAAAACTACAGAGAAATTTTTGCGTACTACCAACTTGAATAGAAAATGGTGAATAAGTTGAACCTCCTCAAGATTATACCACATTCCAAAAGACCTACTAGCATTTAGAACTTAAGCAAACACTTTGTTAATAATATCACTCTTAGCGTACACATTTTAGCTTTTTGAGTCGCTTCTAAGATGTCGAACTCAAAATACATGGAAAAACAAATAGTAGCTGTTCAATTTGTATTTCTGCACCAAAACTTTTTGTGTAAATTATTTAGATGTTACAAAGTCTATTGGTATGAAGGAGACAGATCCTGTTGGCATTTCTGCATGTATCCCAAAATCACGAAAAAAGTGTGGGTGGTAAAAGGAAAACATGAAATCAGCTGTGTAAACCAGATCGTACATTGGCGTTAATTTACAAGGGGCTTTGGTTGAGTTATTTGATTATATGATAGGTATAACATCGCTTTCCTGTTTACCGAATACGTTGCTATGACGCGTTCAAATTTGTTCCAAAATATTCTTAAAGGTTGAATGGATCAAGGTGCTTATGAAAAAAGGTTCAACTGTTTGAAAGATAATCACTATTTTACAATATAAGACGATGGTGGTATTATTACATTCGGTTTAGCTTGTTCTAACTAGTTTGCCTTTTACATATTGGTCAAGTTATGGTGTACTTGCAGTGGTATGATCCTTATCGCTATAAAAGACGTAATGAGATTCTTATTTCTACGGTAACAGAGT
The Candida orthopsilosis Co 90-125, chromosome 5 draft sequence genome window above contains:
- a CDS encoding Rmt2 minor protein arginine methyltransferases (PRMT) (involved in methylation of arginine), whose product is MSELHYLCKFPQRPITNAYIDNLKYYLKNGIPATYTVEEAYNYTNNIEEEPTTTTTPLHLICTHVPKDATPDEAAIVSQLVEILFEYGAGWSFTDINNNTPGCILIERGLQHLPIYQQIVEAGVRAELLLRKVGEYDMEVISDTEDLDHEAIVGEKEVTEVTKDTVTEETTTDQIKLEPNAVQVDQDDEPDAPSQNQQSYLNTKLEYIDDALVTKDRKDGVMMSWESDIMKLGADTLFKGAYIEENELDSEINVLNIGFGMGIIDTMIQDKHPTMHYICEAHPDVLEKLKTDGWFDKLNVKILPGRWQDQLPKLLNEGVFFNGIYYDTFSEHYSDMLDLFDLIVGLLKPHGVFSFFNGLGADRQVIYQVYQKLVELDLENYGLQCKFIDVDVPGTLFKGDKKSDDEDGSVWDNVKRSYWSCPTYYHPEIKFIDF
- a CDS encoding Tfb3 transcription factor isoforms A and B (similar to C. parapsilosis CPAR2_303770 and C. albicans TFB3; transcription factor with C3HC4 zinc finger DNA-binding motif; alternatively spliced), whose amino-acid sequence is MLQISEDDQLKDMCPICKTDKYLSPNMKFLINPECYHKICESCVDRIFSLGPAPCPYPKCGKILRKNKFKQQIFENLVIEKEIDIRRKVGAIYNKTEEDFPDLKEYNQYLENIEEIVFKLSNGIDVEQTEAELAQYEQDHRIEIIEKNMRESQKSADLIKYQDAMERLKQEKLKIQKRMELEDLEFTKLQQQDLLDRMANSSMTSEELIKQQQSQLTKRNSQRKRQLQQINSQLEQQFNQTNPLAKSNTKEDDSTTIPFTPFQGDREIHKKYQLLHIPQTIDEIMDIENASKGSYHDPYVFGLAKNKEYLGAGWRITNVFERALDEAFMGLGCNIETEKSVSV
- a CDS encoding Cdc24 GDP-GTP exchange factor (GDP-GTP exchange factor for Cdc42p), with protein sequence MSKQDKRNEASRSFSSQSNRSFSNNSSPSVSRINSAGPLNMTNFNKQSSPKDHLFYKSEALKSRLQKIDGMAPFLDLAFNKAEKLCEQQSLSLAQEKNTESMSRLSMSSVSSHGSGTLTTNNTNRTSGSQGSGNSLTDSLLTFTAGVLPLNISVDSATQLWQLFQQGAPLCLIFNEISSDHKLAVVSSDDQRVCKKSVYEFIIAMKVHLKFEDDDLFTISNVFSDSTQDLLKIITVVNKLLDGKATEDSDMNVDVQITNERSKVFREIIETERKYVSDLELMVTYKNQLVDAELLSSEQIHTLFPNLNEVVDFQRRFLNGLECNINVPVRYQRIGSVFIHASLGPFKTYEPWTIGQLTAIELINKEATNLKKSSNLIDPGFELQSYILKPIQRLCKYPLLLKELIKTSQEDFSSTDDLSDAAFASHNELLAAQEAMKEVANRVNEAQRRAENVEYLRKLVERVKNWRGFNLKDQGELLYHGIVGVRDADTEKEYVAYLFEKIIFFFIESDKDKEKHEKKFKLGLRKVSGAGLSSSTANLLESINNGTNDSSPLELKGRVYISEIYNISASSNHGYTLVISWSGKKESGSFKLRYRNEETRNQWEQCLRNLKTNEMNFHLSKKLRDSQSSVNTNDSSIYDYNGSHNTTAESPQQFYSGQQRHYSSSSTYSMMQPNSRVKSGELSRISSTGSNSNVHSTASTTPSSTSAPNLPLFDIKVKLIYNRLELPDPLIVSNQTRFNELYQKISGKIATSELISEDILVSKLRYKDEDGDFVVMDSNEDWNLAIDDLGDGRSLTIWVS